From one Flavobacterium kingsejongi genomic stretch:
- a CDS encoding AraC family transcriptional regulator, translated as MNPLNKFHREITPLSSGDSFLVFDRVKDNFDFPIHFHPEYEINFISNGKGVKRIVGDHMEEIDDIELVLVGPNLYHGWELHQCRQKKIHEITIQFHNDLFDDTLLSRRIMMPIKDMFNRSIHGILFSKKTAKELSERFVQISRLDGMDYFVEFISILHDMANSRNQRLLSTYTVDYDTFEDDDKMKLVYEYVQKNFSNKITLDEVSAIANMSAVSFNRFIKKRTGTTFVNYLNDIRVGYASRWLVEKDLSISEIAFKSGFNNIANFNRIFKSVKSATPSQYREEFYGLKRFL; from the coding sequence ATGAATCCCCTCAATAAATTCCATCGTGAAATTACACCACTTTCTTCCGGAGACAGCTTTTTGGTCTTTGATCGGGTTAAGGATAATTTTGATTTTCCGATTCACTTTCATCCGGAGTACGAAATCAATTTTATCTCCAATGGGAAAGGCGTGAAGCGCATTGTTGGGGATCATATGGAGGAGATTGATGATATCGAACTGGTATTGGTTGGCCCGAATTTATACCATGGTTGGGAATTGCATCAATGCAGGCAGAAGAAAATCCATGAGATTACAATTCAATTCCACAATGATCTTTTTGATGACACTTTATTGTCACGAAGGATCATGATGCCTATTAAAGATATGTTCAACCGCTCTATTCATGGCATTTTATTCTCTAAAAAGACTGCCAAAGAGCTATCCGAACGCTTTGTTCAGATATCGCGGTTAGACGGAATGGATTATTTTGTAGAGTTCATTTCCATCCTGCATGATATGGCAAATTCCAGGAACCAACGCTTGTTATCTACCTATACAGTCGACTACGATACTTTTGAAGATGATGATAAAATGAAATTGGTGTATGAATATGTCCAGAAAAACTTTTCAAATAAGATCACACTCGATGAGGTTTCGGCTATTGCCAATATGAGTGCTGTGTCCTTTAACCGCTTTATTAAAAAACGGACCGGGACTACTTTTGTCAACTACCTGAATGATATCCGGGTGGGCTATGCTTCGCGCTGGCTGGTCGAAAAAGACCTGAGTATTTCGGAGATTGCCTTCAAATCAGGATTTAATAATATTGCAAATTTTAACCGCATTTTTAAAAGCGTGAAAAGTGCAACACCCAGCCAATACCGCGAAGAATTCTATGGTTTGAAGCGATTTTTGTAA
- a CDS encoding IS256 family transposase yields the protein MIEDGKLPKDFAKQFKNKEDFHTFFQDLYKQGIEQLLQGELDAHLGYEKHNIDGYNTGNSRNGSFSKNIKSETLGNMVLAIPRDRNGEFEPQVIGKGQSMSEKIEDAILGMYSRGMTRSDIVEQVKEVYGISVSESTISTISDRILADVDLWTKRALEPQYLIVWMDAVHMKVRTDGKYENHAIYIVIGLKTDGKKEVLGMWLNKEESASFWMTVLSDIKSRGVKDILIACTDNLTGFTKAIRGVFPNTESQLCIVHQIRNSLKFVVVKDRKAFCSAMKEVYTAINQEEAVLALAEFKKNWEAKYKYAVCSWEKNWENLMPFLAYPAEIRKIMYTTNTIENLNRGIRKYTKTKVQFPDEKSVKKSVYLAIQNCEKSWINAIPSWGLIMNQFLVIFGERCNIKH from the coding sequence ATGATCGAAGATGGTAAATTACCCAAAGATTTTGCAAAGCAATTTAAAAACAAAGAAGACTTCCATACTTTTTTTCAAGACCTGTATAAACAAGGCATTGAACAGCTACTCCAGGGAGAATTGGATGCTCATCTGGGATATGAGAAGCATAATATTGACGGATACAATACAGGCAATAGCCGTAATGGTTCTTTCTCAAAGAATATAAAATCAGAGACTTTGGGCAATATGGTCCTGGCTATTCCCCGGGATAGAAATGGTGAATTCGAGCCTCAGGTCATCGGAAAAGGCCAATCGATGAGTGAAAAGATTGAAGATGCTATTTTAGGAATGTACAGTCGTGGAATGACCCGTAGTGATATTGTAGAACAAGTTAAAGAAGTTTATGGGATATCAGTAAGTGAGTCCACGATTTCGACCATCTCTGATAGAATACTGGCTGATGTTGATTTATGGACTAAAAGGGCTTTAGAACCACAGTATCTGATTGTTTGGATGGATGCTGTGCATATGAAAGTAAGAACAGATGGGAAATATGAAAACCATGCAATTTACATTGTAATCGGACTAAAAACAGATGGTAAGAAAGAAGTATTAGGAATGTGGCTAAATAAAGAAGAGTCGGCTTCATTTTGGATGACTGTACTCTCTGACATAAAATCTCGTGGAGTAAAGGATATTCTCATTGCCTGTACAGATAACCTTACCGGATTTACAAAAGCTATCAGAGGTGTTTTTCCAAATACAGAATCCCAGCTTTGCATTGTTCATCAAATAAGGAATAGCCTTAAGTTTGTAGTAGTTAAGGATAGAAAAGCATTTTGCAGTGCAATGAAAGAAGTATATACTGCAATAAATCAGGAAGAAGCCGTTTTAGCTCTGGCTGAATTTAAAAAAAACTGGGAAGCAAAATATAAATATGCCGTTTGCTCCTGGGAAAAGAATTGGGAAAATCTCATGCCTTTTTTGGCCTATCCTGCTGAAATCAGGAAAATAATGTACACCACAAATACAATAGAAAACTTAAACAGGGGAATTAGAAAATATACCAAAACAAAAGTGCAGTTCCCAGATGAAAAAAGCGTCAAGAAATCAGTCTATTTAGCAATACAAAATTGTGAAAAAAGCTGGATAAATGCAATACCAAGCTGGGGATTAATCATGAATCAGTTCTTGGTCATATTTGGAGAAAGGTGTAATATTAAACACTAA
- a CDS encoding MFS transporter — translation MHDKVSLKEKVGYGLGDAASSMFWKIFSMYLLFFYTDVFGLAPAVVGTMFLVTRIWDSCFDPIVGIIADRTKSRWGKFRPYLLWVAIPFGVIGVLTFYTPDFDEKGKIIYAYITYSLMMMVYSMINVPYASLLGVISPDRKERTTLSSYRMVFAFAGSLLALWLLEPLVLYFGGNLNSKTGWLMTSIIFGCITTLFFWGCFFLTKERVQPISEEKNNLKADISDLFKNRPWWILLGAGIGALIFNSIRDGAAVYYFKYYVSNATGISLELFGQSFNMTPTSLYLVLGQAANIIGVIAATPIANRIGKKKTFLGATALAALLSCIFFWFGKEDVALIMIFQVLISICAGCIFPLIWSMYADSADYSEWKRGRRATGLVFSASSMSQKFGWTIGGAATGWLLGYYGFQANVVQTATTQTGIQLMLSLLPAAAAIISVLFIFFYPLTEEKLQIIENDLNTKRKLS, via the coding sequence ATGCACGATAAAGTTTCTTTAAAAGAAAAAGTAGGCTACGGCCTTGGGGATGCTGCTTCCTCCATGTTTTGGAAAATATTCAGCATGTACCTCCTGTTTTTTTATACCGATGTATTCGGGCTGGCACCCGCTGTGGTAGGGACGATGTTCCTGGTCACACGCATTTGGGATTCCTGCTTTGATCCTATAGTAGGGATTATTGCCGACCGTACCAAAAGCCGTTGGGGAAAATTCAGGCCCTATCTTTTATGGGTAGCCATTCCTTTTGGTGTTATCGGTGTGCTTACATTTTACACTCCCGATTTTGACGAAAAAGGCAAAATAATTTATGCTTACATCACCTATTCCCTGATGATGATGGTGTATTCGATGATTAATGTACCCTATGCTTCACTGCTGGGCGTTATTTCTCCGGATCGTAAAGAACGTACGACACTCTCCTCCTACCGAATGGTATTTGCCTTTGCCGGAAGCCTTTTAGCCTTATGGCTTTTGGAGCCGTTAGTACTCTATTTTGGTGGAAACCTGAACTCCAAAACCGGATGGCTCATGACCAGTATCATCTTCGGCTGTATTACTACACTCTTTTTCTGGGGTTGTTTTTTCCTGACGAAAGAAAGAGTACAACCCATTTCCGAAGAAAAAAATAACCTGAAGGCAGACATTAGCGATTTATTTAAAAACAGGCCCTGGTGGATTCTTCTCGGTGCCGGAATTGGTGCACTGATATTCAATTCCATCCGCGATGGTGCTGCCGTATATTATTTCAAGTATTATGTCAGCAATGCTACCGGGATCAGCCTGGAACTCTTTGGACAAAGTTTTAACATGACGCCTACTTCCTTATACCTGGTCCTCGGACAGGCTGCCAATATTATCGGGGTTATTGCCGCAACACCAATTGCCAACAGGATTGGCAAGAAAAAGACCTTTTTAGGGGCTACGGCACTTGCCGCACTGCTAAGCTGTATCTTTTTTTGGTTCGGGAAAGAAGATGTTGCCCTTATCATGATTTTCCAGGTGCTCATCAGCATCTGTGCAGGATGCATCTTCCCGTTAATCTGGTCGATGTATGCCGATAGTGCCGATTATTCCGAATGGAAACGGGGCAGGCGCGCTACGGGGCTTGTATTTTCCGCCTCTTCCATGTCACAAAAATTCGGATGGACTATCGGAGGTGCAGCAACCGGATGGCTATTGGGCTATTACGGATTCCAGGCCAATGTCGTACAAACCGCCACTACCCAAACCGGCATCCAGCTCATGCTTAGCCTACTCCCGGCCGCAGCCGCCATTATCTCGGTACTTTTCATCTTTTTTTATCCGTTGACAGAAGAAAAGCTGCAAATCATCGAAAATGACCTGAACACCAAAAGAAAACTTTCATAA
- a CDS encoding carboxypeptidase-like regulatory domain-containing protein, whose protein sequence is MGNLLFNVNQWNKKAGLFLLLLLFASVSSLKAQNISGVVSDAKGMTIPGVSVTVKNTQEGTTTDIDGKYEIKAASNAVLVFSFIGFKTQEIAVNGKKQISIVLAENTESLDEVVVIGYGKQKKSDINGSISSIKAEELQNIPQVSIDQMM, encoded by the coding sequence ATGGGGAATTTATTATTCAACGTTAACCAATGGAATAAAAAAGCCGGGCTGTTCCTCCTCCTGCTGCTTTTTGCTTCCGTTTCTTCACTGAAGGCACAAAATATCAGTGGGGTAGTTTCGGATGCTAAAGGAATGACTATTCCGGGTGTTTCTGTTACTGTAAAGAATACACAAGAAGGAACAACAACTGATATTGATGGGAAATACGAAATCAAAGCAGCTTCCAATGCGGTGCTGGTTTTTTCTTTTATTGGCTTTAAAACTCAGGAAATAGCAGTAAACGGAAAGAAACAAATTAGTATTGTTTTAGCCGAAAATACCGAAAGCCTTGATGAAGTAGTAGTTATTGGATACGGAAAACAAAAGAAAAGCGATATCAACGGTTCTATCTCTTCTATTAAAGCAGAAGAACTTCAGAATATTCCGCAGGTTAGTATTGATCAGATGATGTAG
- a CDS encoding glycosidase yields MTTITNTIFEDRKSELIQEHQLLTHKKNDPVSTAGNGIYERYQNPVVTAAHAPLAWRFDFNAKTNPFLLERVAINAAFNAGALKWQDRYILCVRVEGVDRKSFFAIAESPNGVDNFNFWEKPCVIPQIPGEPDTNVYDMRLVQHEDGWIYGIFCTERKDPGAPKGDTSAAIANAGIVRTKDLVQWERLPDLISKTGQQRNVVLHPEFINGKYALYTRPQDGFIDVGNGGGIGLGYVESMENPVVLNETIIFGKIYHTIYELKNGLGPAPIKTDKGWLHMAHGVRNTAAGLRYTCYMFMTDLNDIAKVTHVPAGHFLAPENEERVGDVSNVLFCNGWIADTDGKVYIYYASSDTRMHVAVSSVDKLVDYVLNSPQDTFTSAGSVQTIIQLVDTNKSFL; encoded by the coding sequence ATGACTACAATAACCAACACCATTTTCGAAGATCGAAAAAGTGAGCTGATACAAGAACACCAGCTGCTAACCCATAAAAAAAATGATCCGGTATCCACTGCCGGAAACGGGATCTATGAACGCTATCAAAATCCTGTTGTTACGGCAGCACATGCCCCATTAGCCTGGCGTTTTGACTTTAATGCCAAGACAAATCCATTCCTGCTGGAGCGTGTAGCCATCAATGCAGCTTTCAATGCCGGCGCCCTAAAATGGCAGGATCGTTATATCCTTTGCGTACGCGTGGAAGGTGTAGACCGGAAATCTTTTTTTGCTATCGCAGAAAGCCCTAATGGCGTAGACAACTTTAACTTCTGGGAAAAACCATGTGTTATCCCACAGATTCCGGGAGAACCGGATACCAATGTCTATGATATGCGTTTGGTACAACATGAAGACGGCTGGATTTATGGGATATTCTGTACAGAACGTAAAGATCCGGGTGCGCCCAAAGGAGATACCAGTGCAGCCATTGCCAATGCAGGGATTGTACGTACCAAAGATTTAGTGCAGTGGGAAAGGCTTCCAGACCTGATTTCAAAGACAGGGCAACAGCGTAATGTGGTACTGCATCCAGAATTCATCAATGGAAAATACGCTTTATATACCCGTCCGCAGGATGGCTTCATTGACGTTGGAAACGGTGGTGGAATTGGCCTCGGTTATGTAGAATCGATGGAAAATCCTGTAGTCCTGAATGAAACGATTATATTTGGAAAAATCTACCATACCATTTACGAATTGAAAAACGGACTGGGCCCGGCACCTATCAAAACCGACAAAGGCTGGTTGCACATGGCACATGGCGTGCGGAATACTGCCGCAGGACTGCGTTATACCTGCTATATGTTTATGACAGACCTTAACGATATTGCTAAAGTAACCCACGTTCCAGCCGGTCATTTTCTGGCACCGGAAAATGAAGAACGCGTAGGCGATGTTTCCAATGTGCTTTTTTGCAACGGATGGATTGCCGATACTGATGGAAAGGTCTATATCTATTATGCTTCTTCCGATACGCGCATGCATGTAGCCGTATCCTCAGTAGACAAACTGGTTGATTATGTATTGAATTCTCCACAGGACACCTTTACCTCTGCAGGATCTGTACAAACGATCATTCAATTGGTAGATACCAATAAATCATTTTTATAA
- a CDS encoding beta-ketoacyl-ACP synthase III, whose product MITKQNAVISALGGYTPDTILDNKMLEKMVDTSDEWITSRTGIKERRILSDSTLATSDMAAFAIKNLLDNSGVAPEEIECLILATSTPDHILTPTASLVCEKAGLKNAWGFDFNAACSGFLFALSTGAAFIESRRHKKVLVVGADQMSAIVNYEDRNTCVLFGDGAGAVLLEPANEGEGVIDSIFKTDGSGTQFLSVPAGGSLYPASEETIAGKKHFVHQDGKTVFKNAINGMSSTSSAIMERNNLDADAVDWIIPHQANLRIIQAVSDRLKFPIEKVKINIQKYGNTTAATIPLCLWDFKDDFKPGENIVLTAFGAGFTWGSTYLKWGTLRKAN is encoded by the coding sequence ATGATCACTAAACAAAATGCAGTAATCTCTGCCCTAGGAGGTTACACCCCAGACACCATTCTGGACAATAAAATGCTTGAAAAAATGGTAGATACTTCCGACGAGTGGATTACCTCCCGAACCGGAATCAAAGAGCGTAGGATTTTATCCGATAGCACACTTGCTACTTCTGATATGGCTGCTTTTGCTATCAAAAACTTACTGGATAATTCCGGTGTAGCCCCAGAAGAAATAGAATGCCTGATATTAGCCACATCCACACCCGATCATATCCTGACCCCGACTGCAAGTCTTGTCTGTGAAAAAGCAGGACTTAAAAATGCCTGGGGTTTTGATTTTAATGCCGCTTGTAGCGGTTTCTTATTTGCATTATCTACCGGAGCTGCTTTTATTGAAAGCCGCCGACATAAAAAAGTGTTAGTCGTAGGTGCAGACCAGATGAGTGCCATTGTAAACTATGAAGACCGTAATACCTGCGTGCTTTTTGGTGATGGTGCCGGTGCAGTTTTATTAGAGCCTGCAAACGAAGGCGAAGGAGTGATCGACAGTATTTTTAAAACAGATGGTAGTGGTACCCAATTCCTATCGGTTCCTGCAGGCGGATCATTATATCCGGCTTCTGAGGAAACTATAGCAGGGAAAAAACATTTTGTGCATCAGGATGGGAAAACAGTATTTAAGAATGCGATCAACGGAATGAGCAGTACCTCGAGTGCCATCATGGAACGAAATAACCTCGATGCCGATGCTGTAGACTGGATCATTCCGCACCAGGCTAACCTGCGTATCATACAAGCCGTAAGCGACAGGTTAAAATTCCCTATCGAAAAGGTAAAGATAAACATCCAGAAATACGGAAATACTACAGCAGCAACGATTCCGTTATGCCTGTGGGATTTTAAAGACGATTTCAAACCGGGAGAGAACATTGTACTCACCGCATTTGGAGCCGGATTCACCTGGGGGAGTACCTACCTGAAATGGGGAACTTTGCGAAAAGCCAACTAA
- a CDS encoding acyl-CoA thioesterase, whose amino-acid sequence MTLEEKINAAETHIFKAVFPNTTNHYDTLFGGTAMQLMDEVAFITATRFSRQRVVTVSSDRIDFKKPIPAGTFAELIGKVTHIGNTSMQVHVEIFVEKMYSTEREKAITGNFTFVAVNENKEPVSIIK is encoded by the coding sequence ATGACATTAGAAGAAAAAATAAATGCTGCCGAAACCCATATTTTTAAAGCAGTATTCCCCAATACCACAAACCACTATGATACTTTATTCGGAGGTACAGCCATGCAGCTGATGGATGAAGTGGCTTTTATTACAGCTACCCGTTTCAGTCGCCAGCGTGTTGTAACCGTAAGCAGTGACCGTATTGATTTTAAAAAACCAATCCCTGCCGGGACTTTTGCCGAACTTATCGGGAAAGTAACCCATATCGGAAATACCAGTATGCAGGTTCACGTAGAAATTTTTGTAGAAAAAATGTATTCTACCGAGCGCGAAAAAGCAATTACCGGCAACTTTACTTTTGTTGCGGTAAATGAAAATAAAGAGCCTGTCTCGATTATCAAATAA
- a CDS encoding AGE family epimerase/isomerase, which translates to MPQHHTITSEISQELHNILQYWSTHTVDTQHGGFIGQIDTDNQIQELAEKGSVLNARILWSFAAAYPVTKDKQHLELAERAFHYLRDYFYDPENGGIYWSVHYDGTPKDTKNQIYAIAFTIYGLSEFYAVSQNEEALQLAIRLYQKIEQYSFDPVNKGYFEAFTQDWNPIQDQRLSDKDANEKKTMNTHLHIVEAYANLYRVWKDETLRTVIIQLLETIAAHFINPETWHLKLFFDDLWNEKPDVISYGHDIEAAWLLQWCAEISESEPLIARYREYAVQMAEVTKEGIDTDGGLWYEFDPEKKEMIAEKHWWPQAELWIGMINAWQLTGNAAYYKIFEKNWRFVQRYLLDTQNGEWIWGIHADTTSIAKDKAGFWKCPYHNSRACIEVLKRLNEEPHN; encoded by the coding sequence ATGCCGCAACATCACACTATTACCTCCGAAATATCCCAGGAACTACACAACATCCTCCAGTATTGGAGTACACATACCGTAGATACCCAACATGGTGGATTTATCGGTCAGATTGATACGGACAACCAAATTCAGGAACTGGCCGAAAAAGGATCAGTGTTGAATGCGCGTATATTGTGGTCTTTTGCAGCAGCCTATCCGGTTACCAAAGACAAGCAGCATTTAGAATTGGCCGAAAGGGCTTTCCACTACCTCAGGGATTATTTTTATGATCCGGAAAATGGTGGTATCTACTGGAGTGTACACTATGACGGTACTCCTAAAGACACCAAAAATCAAATCTATGCTATTGCCTTTACCATCTATGGGCTGAGTGAGTTCTATGCCGTCTCCCAAAATGAAGAAGCCCTGCAATTGGCCATCCGATTGTACCAAAAAATAGAACAATACAGTTTTGATCCGGTAAATAAAGGTTATTTTGAAGCTTTTACACAAGATTGGAACCCGATCCAGGACCAAAGGCTGAGTGATAAAGATGCCAACGAAAAGAAAACAATGAATACCCATCTTCACATTGTGGAGGCTTATGCAAATTTATACCGGGTATGGAAAGATGAAACGTTGCGCACCGTGATAATCCAGCTATTGGAAACCATTGCGGCCCATTTTATCAATCCTGAAACCTGGCACTTGAAATTATTCTTTGATGATTTATGGAACGAAAAACCCGATGTGATTTCCTATGGCCACGATATTGAAGCAGCCTGGCTGTTACAATGGTGTGCCGAAATCTCGGAATCCGAACCTTTGATAGCCCGATACCGGGAGTATGCTGTACAAATGGCTGAAGTTACCAAAGAAGGAATCGATACTGATGGTGGATTATGGTATGAATTTGACCCTGAAAAAAAAGAAATGATTGCCGAAAAACACTGGTGGCCCCAGGCGGAGCTCTGGATTGGGATGATCAATGCCTGGCAGCTTACCGGTAACGCAGCATACTACAAAATCTTTGAAAAAAACTGGCGCTTTGTACAGCGATACCTGCTGGATACTCAAAACGGCGAATGGATTTGGGGTATCCATGCTGATACAACATCAATAGCCAAAGACAAAGCTGGATTCTGGAAATGTCCATATCATAATTCCAGAGCCTGTATCGAAGTCCTAAAACGTCTTAATGAAGAACCTCATAACTAA
- a CDS encoding glycoside hydrolase 5 family protein translates to MNKIIALTVLLLSLLVTPSHAQKFITVRDGNFIKNKKPYHYIGANYWYGGLAAAKNGDRKRVLKELDELKSRGITNLRILVGAESGEQDFTVSPALQPQQGTYDETLLDGLDYLLAEMGKRDMDAVLYLNNNWEWSGGMAQYLEWNGYGKLPNPNVAPNTWPQFMAYTKQFYSCAPCKLAFENHIRFILGRTNAYTHKKYTDDPAIMAWQLANEPRIFTPENEAAFTAWLTTTVNLIDSLDPNHLISTGSEGKAGSNDDLQTFQRTHDNPKIDYLTMHIWPKNWGWYQVNDEAGSTPVAIAKTIEYIDSHITVAKALNKPIVLEEFGYPRAQESLSKTAELTYRNQFYKAIFQRLVTSIEAHEPFTALNFWGYGGYGKNDPKNGKWKKGDDFTADPPQEPQGFNSVFSTDTTTLELIKEYNAKIRK, encoded by the coding sequence ATGAACAAAATAATCGCCCTGACCGTATTGCTGCTTTCTCTTTTGGTAACACCCTCCCATGCACAAAAATTCATCACTGTCCGGGATGGTAATTTTATCAAAAATAAAAAGCCCTATCACTATATTGGTGCCAACTATTGGTATGGTGGACTGGCGGCAGCCAAAAATGGAGACCGGAAAAGAGTGCTTAAGGAACTGGACGAACTGAAATCCAGGGGGATTACCAACCTCCGTATATTGGTAGGAGCCGAAAGCGGAGAACAGGACTTTACTGTAAGTCCGGCACTGCAGCCACAACAAGGAACATACGATGAGACTTTGCTGGACGGACTGGATTACTTGTTAGCTGAAATGGGCAAACGTGATATGGACGCCGTACTTTACCTCAACAACAACTGGGAATGGTCTGGAGGAATGGCACAATACCTGGAGTGGAATGGGTATGGAAAACTTCCCAACCCTAATGTAGCCCCAAACACCTGGCCGCAGTTTATGGCCTATACCAAACAGTTTTACAGTTGTGCACCATGCAAACTGGCTTTTGAAAATCATATTCGCTTTATACTGGGGAGAACTAATGCCTATACGCATAAAAAATACACGGACGATCCCGCGATTATGGCCTGGCAGCTGGCAAACGAACCCCGCATTTTTACTCCGGAAAATGAAGCTGCATTTACAGCATGGCTTACTACTACCGTCAACCTAATCGACAGCTTAGACCCCAATCACCTGATTTCTACAGGATCGGAAGGTAAAGCCGGATCGAATGATGATCTGCAAACCTTCCAAAGAACCCATGACAATCCAAAAATAGATTACCTGACCATGCACATCTGGCCCAAAAACTGGGGCTGGTACCAAGTCAATGATGAAGCTGGCTCTACCCCTGTCGCTATTGCCAAAACAATCGAATATATCGACAGCCATATTACTGTAGCAAAAGCACTGAATAAACCCATCGTATTAGAAGAGTTTGGCTATCCGAGAGCACAGGAAAGCCTGTCCAAAACAGCGGAGCTTACCTACCGCAACCAGTTTTATAAAGCCATCTTTCAAAGACTTGTGACGAGCATTGAAGCACACGAACCATTTACAGCCCTCAACTTCTGGGGTTATGGTGGTTATGGAAAAAATGATCCCAAAAATGGGAAATGGAAAAAGGGAGATGACTTTACTGCCGATCCTCCACAGGAACCGCAGGGATTTAATTCTGTTTTTTCCACTGATACGACTACATTAGAGCTCATTAAGGAATACAATGCCAAAATCAGGAAATAA
- a CDS encoding glycoside hydrolase family 26 protein, giving the protein MKKNALLLIACTFLCFSGGMLAQQKNKLPVVSDSSATPETQNLYRNLFALKEKGFLFGHQDDLAYGVKWRGESGRSDVKEVTGDYPGVYGWDIGGLEQQSDKNIDGVPFSKMKTLIKAVYDRGGVNTISWHQDNPLTGKNAWDTTPGSLASVVPGGAKHELFNSWLDISAQFFLSLKGSDGKAIPILYRPYHELTGTWFWWCKNNGTAEEFKTLWKYTVNYLKSKGVHNLIYVYNTSDFTSKADFLEYYPGPEYADILSFDTYQYKDPAENQDFESNVNRQFAIIDTIAQEQHKLIAFAETGYEAIPYPKWWTQTLLKAIGTYKVSFVLAWRNHGWNESSTPPRMHYYVPYKGGPNEQDFIDFYHLKNTLFQSDATKEKLYRKK; this is encoded by the coding sequence ATGAAAAAAAACGCTTTACTACTGATTGCCTGCACATTCCTCTGCTTTTCGGGTGGGATGCTGGCACAGCAAAAAAATAAACTACCGGTCGTATCCGATAGCAGTGCCACACCCGAAACCCAAAACCTCTACCGCAATCTTTTTGCCTTAAAAGAAAAAGGATTTTTGTTTGGCCACCAGGATGACCTGGCGTATGGTGTAAAATGGCGGGGTGAATCAGGCCGAAGTGATGTCAAAGAAGTTACAGGCGATTATCCGGGAGTATATGGCTGGGATATTGGCGGCCTGGAACAGCAAAGCGATAAAAATATTGACGGGGTGCCATTTTCCAAAATGAAAACGCTTATCAAAGCTGTTTACGATCGTGGCGGAGTCAATACCATCAGCTGGCACCAGGACAATCCGCTTACTGGAAAAAATGCCTGGGATACCACTCCAGGGTCATTAGCTTCAGTAGTACCCGGTGGCGCAAAACACGAGTTATTCAACAGCTGGCTGGATATTTCGGCCCAATTTTTCCTGTCCCTAAAAGGCAGCGATGGAAAAGCCATCCCAATACTATACCGCCCTTATCATGAACTTACGGGAACCTGGTTCTGGTGGTGCAAAAATAATGGTACAGCCGAAGAATTTAAAACACTATGGAAATATACTGTCAATTACCTGAAATCAAAAGGAGTACACAACCTGATTTATGTGTACAACACCTCCGATTTCACCTCCAAAGCTGACTTTTTGGAATACTATCCCGGCCCTGAATATGCCGATATATTGAGTTTTGATACCTACCAATATAAAGATCCTGCTGAAAACCAGGATTTTGAAAGCAATGTCAACCGGCAGTTTGCTATCATTGATACCATTGCCCAGGAACAGCACAAACTGATTGCGTTTGCCGAGACCGGATATGAAGCAATCCCTTATCCAAAATGGTGGACCCAAACACTATTAAAAGCCATTGGCACCTATAAAGTATCCTTCGTATTGGCCTGGAGAAACCATGGCTGGAATGAAAGTTCCACACCGCCGCGCATGCACTATTATGTACCTTACAAAGGAGGTCCTAATGAACAGGATTTTATTGATTTCTATCATTTGAAAAACACCTTGTTCCAATCGGATGCAACCAAAGAAAAACTGTATCGCAAAAAGTAA